In Streptomyces longhuiensis, the following proteins share a genomic window:
- a CDS encoding TIGR03084 family metal-binding protein, protein MSDPLAVLEDLRSESAELDRIVSELSEDRWALATPAPGWSVAHQIAHLAWTDHSALLAVTDADAFAALVREAVAAPDAFVDAGAEEGAALPPAELLARWRTGREELLRALVAAPAGTRFPWYGPPMSAASMATGRLMETWAHGQDVADALGVGRKPSDRLRHVARIGIRARDFAFAVRGLTPPAEEFRVELTAPSGDLWTYGPEDAAQRVTGSGLDFCLLVTQRAHRDDVDVRAEGADADRWLDIAQAFAGPPGPGREAKGDGR, encoded by the coding sequence GTGTCCGACCCGTTGGCCGTGCTCGAGGATCTGCGCAGTGAGAGCGCCGAACTCGACCGGATCGTCAGTGAACTGAGCGAGGACCGATGGGCCCTCGCCACGCCGGCGCCCGGCTGGAGCGTGGCCCACCAGATCGCGCATCTGGCCTGGACCGACCACTCCGCCCTGCTCGCCGTCACGGACGCCGACGCGTTCGCCGCCCTGGTGCGGGAGGCTGTCGCGGCGCCCGACGCCTTCGTCGACGCGGGGGCGGAGGAGGGCGCCGCGCTGCCGCCCGCCGAACTCCTCGCCCGCTGGCGCACGGGCCGCGAGGAACTGCTCCGGGCCCTGGTCGCCGCCCCCGCGGGGACGCGTTTCCCCTGGTACGGGCCACCCATGTCGGCCGCCTCCATGGCGACGGGACGCCTCATGGAGACCTGGGCCCACGGGCAGGACGTGGCCGACGCGCTGGGCGTCGGCCGCAAGCCCAGCGACCGGCTGCGGCATGTGGCCCGCATCGGGATCCGGGCCCGCGACTTCGCCTTCGCCGTACGCGGGCTGACCCCGCCCGCCGAGGAGTTCCGCGTCGAACTGACCGCCCCCTCCGGCGACCTGTGGACGTACGGGCCCGAGGACGCGGCGCAGCGCGTGACGGGATCCGGGCTCGACTTCTGCCTCCTTGTCACCCAGCGGGCACACCGCGACGACGTCGACGTGCGGGCCGAAGGCGCCGACGCCGACCGGTGGCTGGACATCGCCCAGGCCTTCGCGGGACCGCCGGGACCGGGCCGTGAGGCGAAGGGAGACGGGCGGTGA
- a CDS encoding LysR family transcriptional regulator, translated as MPTVLPLCSAGMSGPYALHSLELRHLRCFLAIAEEGNVTRAAARLRLTQPAVSRTLATLEDALGVRLVDRSTHHLALTAEGRAFQESAAAAVAAFEDALDSVRAVRRPLRLGHAWSAAGPYTTPLLRRWRERYPDVPLELLRIDDRTAGLTRGAVDLALLRGPVDAPGLITELLHTESRVAAVPSDSPLAARGALTLADLSGHTIAVNTVSGTTALDLWPPAARPTATITVANTDDWLAAIAADRAVGVTTTATPGMHPHPGVVYVPLTDAPDLPVVLAWRDGPRHPAVRDLVALAHEVVPSDGARSTE; from the coding sequence ATGCCGACTGTGCTCCCGTTATGCTCCGCAGGCATGAGCGGTCCGTATGCCCTCCACTCGCTGGAGCTGCGCCATCTGCGCTGCTTCCTCGCCATCGCCGAGGAGGGCAACGTCACACGCGCCGCCGCCCGGCTCAGACTCACCCAGCCCGCCGTCTCGCGCACCCTCGCGACCCTTGAGGACGCGCTCGGCGTCCGGCTCGTCGACCGCTCCACCCACCACCTCGCCCTGACCGCCGAAGGGCGCGCGTTCCAGGAGAGCGCGGCGGCGGCCGTGGCCGCGTTCGAGGACGCCCTGGACTCCGTCCGCGCCGTGCGGCGCCCGCTGCGGCTCGGGCACGCCTGGTCGGCGGCGGGCCCGTACACCACACCCCTGCTGCGGCGCTGGCGCGAGCGGTACCCCGACGTGCCGCTCGAACTCCTGCGCATCGACGACCGCACGGCCGGGCTGACCCGCGGCGCCGTCGACCTCGCACTGCTGCGCGGGCCCGTGGACGCGCCGGGCCTGATCACTGAACTCCTGCACACGGAGAGCCGGGTCGCGGCCGTACCGTCCGACAGCCCCCTCGCCGCGCGCGGCGCGCTCACCCTCGCCGACCTCTCCGGCCACACCATCGCCGTGAACACCGTCTCCGGCACCACCGCCCTCGACCTCTGGCCGCCCGCCGCCCGGCCCACCGCGACGATCACCGTGGCGAACACGGACGACTGGCTCGCGGCCATCGCGGCCGACCGCGCGGTGGGCGTCACGACGACGGCCACTCCCGGCATGCACCCGCACCCGGGCGTCGTCTACGTCCCGCTGACCGACGCCCCCGACCTGCCCGTCGTCCTCGCCTGGCGCGACGGCCCACGCCACCCGGCCGTGCGGGACCTGGTCGCACTCGCCCACGAGGTCGTGCCGTCCGACGGGGCGCGATCTACGGAGTGA
- a CDS encoding EamA family transporter has product MQPEVAVAQPEVAGAPAAPEGAPNGSRWGALGPVGLVLGGCVSVQFGAAVAVTLMPRAGAVGVVTLRLVFAAIVLLIVCRPKLRGHSRADWGTVVAFGVAMGGMNMLFYQAVERIPLGPAVTLEVLGPLALSVFASRRLVNAVWAGLALCGVFLLGGGGFGGLDLVGAAFAVSAGGMWAAYIFFSARTGRRFPQADGLALAMAVAAVICLPLGIAESGSKLVVPTTLALGAAVAVMSSVLPYTLELLALRRMPASTFAVMMSLEPAIAALAGFLILDQAMSALGALAIALVIAASIGAVRTQVGRGRAKMPEPEAKNVPAPETKGMPAPETK; this is encoded by the coding sequence GTGCAGCCGGAGGTCGCGGTGGCGCAGCCGGAGGTGGCGGGCGCTCCCGCCGCACCCGAGGGCGCGCCGAACGGCTCCCGCTGGGGCGCGCTCGGCCCGGTCGGACTCGTGCTCGGCGGCTGTGTGTCGGTGCAGTTCGGCGCGGCCGTCGCGGTCACCCTGATGCCGCGCGCCGGTGCGGTCGGCGTGGTGACCCTGCGGCTCGTGTTCGCCGCGATCGTGCTGCTCATCGTGTGCCGGCCGAAGCTGCGCGGTCACTCGCGCGCCGACTGGGGCACCGTCGTCGCCTTCGGCGTCGCCATGGGCGGCATGAACATGCTCTTCTACCAGGCGGTGGAGCGGATCCCCCTGGGCCCGGCCGTCACCCTGGAGGTGCTCGGCCCGCTCGCCCTGTCGGTCTTCGCCTCCCGCCGTCTGGTCAACGCCGTCTGGGCCGGCCTCGCGCTCTGCGGCGTCTTCCTGCTCGGCGGGGGCGGTTTCGGCGGACTGGACCTGGTCGGCGCGGCCTTCGCCGTCTCGGCGGGCGGCATGTGGGCGGCGTACATCTTCTTCAGCGCCCGTACGGGGCGCAGGTTCCCGCAGGCGGACGGGCTCGCCCTGGCGATGGCGGTCGCGGCTGTGATCTGCCTGCCGCTCGGCATCGCGGAGTCCGGCTCGAAGCTCGTCGTGCCGACGACGCTGGCCCTCGGCGCGGCCGTCGCCGTCATGTCCTCGGTCCTCCCGTACACCCTCGAACTCCTCGCGCTGCGCCGCATGCCCGCGTCCACCTTCGCGGTCATGATGAGCCTCGAACCGGCCATCGCCGCGCTCGCCGGATTCCTCATCCTCGACCAGGCCATGTCCGCCCTCGGTGCCCTGGCGATCGCCCTGGTCATCGCGGCCAGCATCGGCGCGGTGCGCACGCAGGTCGGGCGGGGGCGGGCGAAGATGCCCGAGCCGGAGGCCAAGAACGTGCCCGCGCCCGAGACCAAGGGAATGCCCGCGCCGGAGACCAAGTAG
- a CDS encoding acyl-CoA carboxylase subunit beta: MTVLASALDVGGADFAVHREAMLGKLDALEAEHAKALAGGGEKYVQRHRKRGKLLARERIELLLDPDTPFLELSPLAAWGSDYTVGASLVTGIGVVEGVECLITANDPTVRGGASNPWSLKKALRANEIAFANRLPCISLVESGGADLPSQKEIFIPGGGIFRDLTRLSAAGIPTVAVVFGNSTAGGAYIPGMSDHVIMVKERAKVFLGGPPLVKMATGEESDDESLGGAEMHARTSGLADYFALDERDAIRQARRVVARLNHRKAYADPQLVEPPEYDSDELLGIVPGDLKVPFDPREVIARIVDGSDFDEFKPLYGSSLTTGWASLHGYPVGILANAQGVLFSEESQKAAQFIQLANQRDIPLLFLHNTTGYMVGKEYEQGGIIKHGSMMINAVSNSRVPHLSVLMGASYGAGHYGMCGRAFDPRFLFAWPSAKSAVMGPQQLAGVLSIVARQSAAAKGQPYDDEADAALRAMVEQQIESESLPMFLSGRLYDDGVIDPRDTRTVLGLCLSAIHTAPVEGARGGFGVFRM; encoded by the coding sequence GTGACCGTTCTCGCCTCGGCTCTGGACGTCGGCGGTGCCGACTTCGCCGTTCACCGCGAGGCCATGCTCGGCAAGCTCGACGCGCTCGAAGCCGAGCACGCCAAGGCGCTCGCGGGCGGTGGTGAGAAGTACGTCCAACGGCACCGCAAGCGCGGCAAGCTGCTCGCCCGCGAACGTATCGAGCTGCTTCTCGACCCCGATACCCCCTTCCTCGAACTGTCCCCCCTCGCGGCCTGGGGCAGCGACTACACCGTCGGCGCCTCCCTCGTCACGGGCATCGGGGTCGTCGAGGGCGTCGAGTGCCTGATCACCGCGAACGATCCGACGGTGCGCGGCGGAGCCAGTAACCCGTGGTCCCTGAAGAAGGCCCTGCGCGCCAACGAGATCGCGTTCGCCAACCGGCTGCCCTGCATCAGCCTCGTCGAGTCCGGTGGCGCCGACCTGCCGTCCCAGAAGGAGATCTTCATTCCGGGCGGCGGCATCTTCCGTGACCTCACGCGCCTCTCCGCCGCCGGGATCCCCACCGTCGCCGTCGTCTTCGGCAACTCCACCGCCGGCGGCGCCTACATCCCTGGCATGTCCGACCACGTGATCATGGTCAAGGAGCGGGCGAAGGTCTTCCTCGGCGGGCCGCCCCTGGTGAAGATGGCGACCGGCGAGGAGAGTGACGACGAGTCGCTCGGCGGCGCCGAGATGCACGCCCGTACGTCCGGGCTCGCCGACTACTTCGCGCTCGACGAGCGGGACGCGATCCGGCAGGCCCGCCGCGTCGTCGCCCGCCTCAACCACCGCAAGGCGTACGCGGATCCACAGCTTGTGGAGCCGCCCGAGTACGACAGCGACGAGCTCCTCGGCATCGTGCCCGGCGACCTCAAGGTCCCCTTCGACCCGCGCGAGGTCATCGCCCGGATCGTGGACGGCTCCGACTTCGACGAGTTCAAGCCGCTGTACGGGTCGAGCCTCACGACCGGCTGGGCGTCGCTGCACGGCTATCCGGTCGGCATCCTCGCCAACGCGCAGGGGGTCCTGTTCAGCGAGGAGTCGCAGAAGGCCGCCCAGTTCATCCAGCTCGCCAACCAGCGCGACATCCCGCTGCTGTTCCTGCACAACACCACCGGCTACATGGTCGGCAAGGAGTACGAGCAGGGCGGCATCATCAAGCACGGCTCGATGATGATCAACGCGGTCAGCAACAGCCGTGTGCCGCACCTGTCCGTCCTCATGGGCGCCTCCTACGGCGCCGGGCACTACGGGATGTGCGGGCGGGCCTTCGACCCCCGTTTCCTGTTCGCCTGGCCGAGCGCCAAGTCGGCCGTGATGGGGCCGCAGCAGCTCGCCGGCGTGCTGTCGATCGTGGCCCGCCAGTCCGCTGCCGCGAAGGGGCAGCCGTACGACGACGAGGCGGACGCCGCGCTGCGCGCGATGGTGGAGCAGCAGATCGAGTCCGAGTCCCTGCCGATGTTCCTGTCCGGGCGGCTGTACGACGACGGGGTCATCGACCCGCGCGACACCCGGACCGTGCTCGGCCTGTGCCTGTCCGCGATCCACACGGCGCCCGTGGAGGGCGCGCGCGGTGGATTCGGCGTGTTCCGGATGTGA
- a CDS encoding acyclic terpene utilization AtuA family protein: protein MTEDVLRIGNASGFYGDRFDALREMLEDGPLDVLTGDYLAELTMLILGRDRLKDPARGYARTFLRQLEGTLGPALDRGVRIVANAGGLNPAGLADALRELAGRLGLHARVAHVEGDDLSPGGRFPGALTANAYLGGAGITACLAAGADIVVTGRVTDAALVTGPAAWRFGWEQDAYDRLAGAVVAGHILECGTQATGGNYSRFAGRARDLRRPGFPLAELHADGSCVITKHPGTGGLVTVGTVTEQLLYETGGARYAGPDVTARLDTVRLAQEAPDRVRVDGVRGEAPPPTLKVGLNRLGGFRNEVVFVLTGLDIEAKAALVREQMDEAFGRAKSRPDQVTWELARTDRADADTEETASALLRLVVRDGDADAVGRTLSSAAIELALGSYPGFHVTAPPGKGAPYGVFEAAYVDRAEVEHVAVLPDGERKVITYGGATRALADMAAPPLPAPLPPGPTRRAPLGLVAGARSGDKGGDANVGVWVGGDGVGSGDGGGNGDGAGNGGGAGEGDRAWRWLVHELTADRFQSLISESRHLTVVRHVLPNLRALNFTVTGLLGQGVASQHRFDPQAKGLGEWLRSRHLDIPEVLL, encoded by the coding sequence GTGACCGAGGACGTGCTGCGCATAGGCAACGCCTCCGGCTTCTACGGCGACCGCTTCGACGCCCTGCGCGAGATGCTCGAAGACGGCCCCCTCGACGTCCTGACCGGCGACTACCTCGCCGAACTGACCATGCTCATACTCGGCCGCGACCGTCTGAAGGACCCCGCGCGCGGCTACGCCCGCACGTTCCTGCGCCAGCTGGAGGGGACCCTCGGCCCGGCGCTCGACAGGGGCGTGCGGATCGTCGCGAACGCGGGCGGGCTCAACCCGGCCGGGCTCGCCGACGCCCTACGGGAGTTGGCGGGCCGGCTCGGTCTCCATGCGCGCGTGGCGCACGTCGAGGGCGACGACCTCTCCCCGGGCGGGCGCTTCCCGGGCGCCCTCACCGCCAACGCCTACCTCGGCGGAGCCGGGATCACCGCCTGTCTCGCCGCCGGCGCCGACATCGTGGTCACCGGCCGCGTCACCGACGCCGCCCTGGTCACCGGGCCCGCGGCCTGGCGCTTCGGGTGGGAGCAGGACGCGTACGACCGGCTCGCGGGGGCCGTCGTCGCCGGGCACATCCTGGAGTGCGGGACCCAGGCGACGGGTGGCAACTACTCCCGCTTCGCCGGGCGGGCCCGCGATCTGCGGCGCCCCGGCTTCCCGCTCGCCGAACTCCACGCGGACGGCTCCTGCGTCATCACCAAGCACCCCGGCACGGGCGGGCTCGTGACCGTGGGGACGGTGACCGAACAGCTCCTCTACGAGACCGGCGGCGCCCGCTACGCCGGACCGGATGTGACGGCGAGACTGGACACCGTACGGCTCGCGCAGGAGGCCCCGGACCGCGTCCGCGTCGACGGCGTACGCGGCGAGGCCCCGCCCCCCACCCTCAAGGTCGGCCTCAACCGGCTCGGCGGCTTCCGCAACGAGGTCGTGTTCGTGCTGACCGGTCTCGACATCGAGGCCAAGGCGGCGCTCGTGCGGGAGCAGATGGACGAGGCGTTCGGCCGTGCCAAGTCCCGCCCTGATCAGGTCACTTGGGAGCTGGCGCGCACGGATCGGGCGGACGCGGACACGGAGGAGACCGCGAGCGCGCTGTTGCGGCTCGTCGTCCGGGACGGCGACGCGGACGCGGTGGGCCGCACGCTCAGCAGCGCCGCGATCGAGCTGGCCCTCGGCAGCTACCCCGGCTTCCATGTGACGGCCCCGCCGGGCAAGGGCGCGCCGTACGGGGTGTTCGAGGCGGCGTACGTGGACCGGGCCGAGGTCGAGCACGTCGCCGTACTGCCGGACGGGGAGCGGAAGGTGATCACGTACGGCGGCGCCACCCGCGCCCTCGCGGACATGGCCGCACCACCCCTGCCCGCACCTCTGCCACCCGGCCCCACCCGGCGCGCCCCCCTCGGCCTCGTCGCGGGCGCCCGCAGCGGCGACAAGGGCGGGGACGCGAATGTGGGGGTCTGGGTGGGCGGAGACGGGGTCGGCAGCGGGGACGGAGGCGGCAACGGGGACGGCGCCGGCAATGGGGGCGGGGCCGGCGAGGGGGACCGGGCCTGGCGGTGGCTCGTCCATGAACTGACAGCTGACAGATTTCAGAGTCTGATATCTGAAAGTCGTCATCTGACAGTTGTCCGGCACGTGCTGCCCAACCTCCGCGCCCTCAACTTCACCGTCACCGGCCTCCTCGGCCAGGGCGTCGCCTCCCAGCACCGTTTCGATCCTCAGGCCAAGGGGCTCGGCGAGTGGCTGCGCTCCCGTCATCTGGACATACCGGAGGTCCTGCTGTGA